The region AGCTAGTGATGACTATAAGATCCTTAAGATTGACGCTACATCGGTTGGTCCCGAAGTATTCAATGAAATTCTTGCTTTGAAAAGTGGTTCCTGGAAAAGAGTTGGTAAACCTTCATTTCGTGTTCTCCCTGTGTCATGTGGTGTGCCATCTGGTAGGGATTGTTTGGCACTCATACATGGAACATTTCATTGGGTTGGTCTATCAAACTATGGCATTACTATTGTTTCATATAATATTTCAAATGAGGTGTACGGACAGATACCGCTGCTGGAGAGAATGCGCATATATCGCAAGAGGTACCTTGAAAATGAGGTTTCAGTATTGGGAGGTTTGCTTTGCTTTTATTCTACTGCTAATTATCAAGGGGAAGGGACTTTTAATT is a window of Capsicum annuum cultivar UCD-10X-F1 unplaced genomic scaffold, UCD10Xv1.1 ctg48713, whole genome shotgun sequence DNA encoding:
- the LOC124892591 gene encoding F-box protein At4g22390-like; the encoded protein is DVQKLDCSLNARPLSCKIYCYCDGLVFLFASDGLNKQYMLWNPSTRESIVLPRPEFSLSYCMYGLAYDSASDDYKILKIDATSVGPEVFNEILALKSGSWKRVGKPSFRVLPVSCGVPSGRDCLALIHGTFHWVGLSNYGITIVSYNISNEVYGQIPLLERMRIYRKRYLENEVSVLG